One Prodigiosinella aquatilis DNA window includes the following coding sequences:
- the murQ gene encoding N-acetylmuramic acid 6-phosphate etherase, with translation MELGSLVSETRNPATMNLDQLSTLDMMTVFNQEDQKVPEAISQVLPAIAQVVEVTAACLKSGGRLIYLGAGTSGRLGVLDASECPPTFGVPHGLVIGLIAGGPGALLKAVEGAEDDPGLGEADLVTLSLQPADMVIGLAASGRTPYVLGALRYAHQLGCHTAAISCNPQSPIAREAEIAISPLVGPEALTGSTRLKSGTAQKLILNMISTGVMVKLGKVYQNLMVDVKATNIKLMDRACRIVMETTGVSRAEAQSVLEQTDYDVKPAIVMILVGCDAEEAQRKLSHHNGYLRAAISD, from the coding sequence ATGGAATTAGGGTCATTGGTTTCAGAAACTCGCAACCCGGCGACGATGAATTTAGACCAGTTGTCAACGCTGGATATGATGACGGTATTTAACCAGGAAGATCAAAAAGTACCCGAGGCGATCAGTCAGGTACTGCCGGCGATTGCCCAGGTCGTTGAGGTTACCGCGGCCTGTCTGAAATCTGGAGGACGGTTGATTTATCTTGGTGCGGGAACCAGCGGAAGGCTGGGTGTGCTGGATGCATCAGAATGTCCACCTACCTTTGGTGTGCCTCATGGGTTGGTAATCGGTCTGATTGCTGGCGGACCCGGTGCCTTGCTAAAGGCGGTGGAGGGCGCGGAGGACGATCCCGGGTTGGGTGAAGCCGATCTGGTTACTTTGTCCCTGCAACCGGCAGATATGGTCATCGGTCTTGCGGCCTCGGGTCGTACACCGTATGTGCTCGGTGCATTACGTTATGCGCATCAGCTGGGATGCCATACTGCCGCGATCTCCTGTAACCCCCAGTCTCCGATTGCTCGGGAAGCGGAAATCGCGATTTCACCACTGGTAGGTCCCGAAGCGTTGACAGGATCAACCCGGTTGAAGTCAGGTACGGCACAAAAGCTGATTTTGAATATGATTTCTACCGGTGTGATGGTGAAGCTGGGTAAGGTTTATCAGAATCTGATGGTGGATGTGAAGGCTACCAATATCAAGTTGATGGATCGCGCCTGCCGTATTGTCATGGAGACAACCGGCGTAAGTAGGGCAGAGGCGCAGTCGGTGCTGGAACAGACCGACTACGATGTTAAACCGGCTATTGTGATGATCCTGGTCGGTTGTGACGCTGAAGAAGCACAACGGAAGTTGAGCCATCATAATGGTTATCTGCGTGCAGCGATCAGCGATTGA
- a CDS encoding transglutaminase-like cysteine peptidase, producing the protein MLYLFTGVFLLLADSLYANWNFATIEQRTDQLYGPATPDARKRIKEWQSLLLNQRNTTENQKLDAVNRFFNSKIIYQEDIDVWHQVDYWATPIEALRKGEGDCEDYAIAKYITLRHLGVDREKLRITYVKALRLNRAHMVLSYYPTPNAIPLVLDSLINKIQPATQRTDLLPVYSFNGEGLWLPGASGNKRAGDSKRLSRWQDLLIKMRAEGFSIEE; encoded by the coding sequence TTGCTGTATTTATTTACTGGCGTATTCCTGCTGCTGGCCGATTCTCTGTATGCCAATTGGAATTTCGCTACTATTGAACAGCGCACCGACCAGCTTTACGGCCCCGCCACACCTGATGCACGCAAACGAATAAAAGAGTGGCAGTCGCTGTTGCTGAATCAGCGGAATACAACCGAAAACCAGAAGTTGGACGCCGTTAACCGGTTCTTCAATAGCAAAATTATTTATCAGGAAGATATTGATGTCTGGCACCAGGTGGATTATTGGGCCACACCGATTGAAGCATTGCGTAAAGGCGAAGGTGACTGTGAAGACTATGCCATCGCCAAATATATAACACTGCGCCATCTGGGTGTTGATCGAGAAAAATTACGTATCACTTATGTTAAGGCGCTGCGTTTAAACCGTGCACATATGGTGCTGAGTTACTACCCTACTCCGAATGCTATTCCATTGGTGCTGGATAGCTTGATCAATAAGATTCAGCCAGCCACACAACGCACTGATTTATTACCAGTTTATTCATTCAATGGTGAGGGATTATGGCTGCCTGGCGCAAGCGGTAACAAACGCGCCGGAGACAGTAAACGCCTTTCGCGCTGGCAGGATTTACTCATCAAGATGCGCGCTGAAGGATTTTCAATTGAAGAGTAG
- a CDS encoding EAL domain-containing protein: MSLFKQLLIAICLFMLVLFSGGFIANLESSREQYNNQLNSHAQDSATALGLALTPNIDDPVMVELMVSSIFDSGYFSSIRVLNIATHKVILERTASPEIPDVPSWFVHLVNLQPGIGEATIMRGWEQAARVKVISHPMFAVARLWQSTVATFVWLLACGAIGLTLGALFLRRQLRPLDYMVEQSMAISRHEFLSLSDLPKTPELRRVVEAMNFMVTKLKTLFEEEAQRSEQLRQEAYQDPQTGLANRRAFDTQLKTKLSAEDTAPGYLLMIRLQDLGKMNQRLGGTRTDELLISVANIIHQCKKHTIGPDSVTARIRGGEFALFCPGLIKKEAAILADTLSRSIEALFLADETDISPVAHVVLVPFHTGDTVQSLFIQGDQLLTRAEHNVDIRSEDNNQESPQWVEDQHYWFSLLKPLLDQEQVQLFLQPVVNCLHPEQVMHQKVLARITDKRGNKINAGKFLSWIQRFGWSTRLDQIMVKHALAHLEKHEGTLALSLSGSTVLDLQVMEQLLKPLQSKPALAKRLIMELDENQLPDPAHMESLVKLLNEYKCKLGLQHFGGRFMMIGNLSQWGLAYLKIDGSYIRDIDQEEDKKMFIEALHRATNNIDLPLIAERVETEGELQVLQEMGIQGAMGRLLGSPVAAE; encoded by the coding sequence ATGTCGCTATTTAAACAATTATTGATAGCCATCTGCTTGTTTATGCTGGTGCTGTTCAGTGGCGGTTTCATTGCCAACCTGGAAAGCTCCCGTGAGCAATATAACAATCAGTTGAACTCACATGCACAAGATTCGGCAACAGCGTTGGGGTTAGCACTCACACCCAATATTGACGATCCTGTCATGGTAGAACTCATGGTCAGTTCTATCTTTGACAGTGGCTATTTTTCCAGCATTCGTGTCCTGAATATAGCAACCCATAAAGTGATACTGGAACGTACCGCATCACCTGAAATCCCGGATGTTCCCAGTTGGTTTGTCCATTTGGTGAATTTGCAGCCGGGTATCGGGGAAGCTACCATCATGCGTGGCTGGGAACAGGCAGCCCGGGTTAAAGTCATCAGTCATCCGATGTTTGCTGTCGCCCGTCTCTGGCAAAGTACAGTCGCCACATTTGTCTGGTTGCTAGCCTGCGGGGCCATTGGTCTGACTCTCGGAGCTCTCTTTCTGCGCCGTCAGTTACGTCCCCTGGACTACATGGTGGAACAATCAATGGCCATCAGTCGTCACGAATTTTTAAGTTTATCTGATCTGCCGAAAACGCCGGAGCTACGTCGGGTGGTTGAGGCCATGAATTTCATGGTCACCAAGCTTAAAACATTGTTCGAAGAAGAAGCTCAGCGCAGTGAACAATTACGACAGGAAGCCTATCAGGATCCACAGACCGGTCTGGCCAATCGCCGCGCATTCGATACCCAACTAAAAACAAAACTTAGTGCTGAGGATACAGCTCCCGGTTATCTCCTCATGATTCGGTTACAAGACCTGGGCAAGATGAACCAGCGTCTTGGTGGTACCAGAACCGATGAATTACTGATTTCAGTGGCGAATATTATCCATCAATGCAAAAAACACACTATTGGCCCCGATAGCGTTACCGCCCGTATCCGTGGTGGTGAATTCGCTTTGTTTTGTCCCGGTCTGATAAAAAAAGAAGCCGCTATACTGGCCGACACGTTATCCCGAAGCATTGAAGCCCTGTTTTTAGCCGACGAAACCGATATATCACCGGTTGCACATGTTGTATTGGTTCCATTCCACACCGGAGATACCGTTCAATCCTTGTTTATCCAGGGAGATCAATTACTCACCCGTGCTGAGCATAATGTCGATATCAGATCGGAAGATAACAATCAGGAGTCCCCGCAATGGGTCGAGGATCAACACTATTGGTTTAGTTTGCTGAAACCACTGCTTGACCAGGAACAGGTTCAGCTCTTCCTGCAACCCGTCGTTAACTGCCTGCACCCTGAACAGGTGATGCACCAAAAAGTGCTGGCCCGCATTACTGATAAACGGGGCAATAAGATTAACGCCGGAAAATTTCTGTCGTGGATACAACGTTTTGGCTGGAGTACCCGGCTGGATCAAATCATGGTGAAGCATGCACTTGCCCACCTGGAAAAACATGAAGGTACTCTGGCTTTGAGTTTATCCGGTAGTACCGTACTGGACCTGCAAGTGATGGAACAGTTGCTAAAACCGTTACAGTCTAAACCTGCACTGGCCAAACGTCTGATTATGGAACTCGATGAAAATCAACTGCCAGACCCCGCCCATATGGAGTCGTTGGTAAAACTGCTGAACGAGTACAAGTGCAAGTTAGGTCTACAACACTTTGGCGGGCGCTTTATGATGATCGGCAACCTATCTCAATGGGGACTTGCCTATCTGAAAATTGATGGAAGTTACATCCGCGATATTGATCAAGAAGAAGACAAAAAAATGTTTATTGAAGCGCTGCATCGTGCGACCAACAATATCGATCTCCCACTCATTGCCGAGCGTGTCGAAACAGAGGGAGAATTGCAGGTATTGCAGGAAATGGGTATTCAGGGTGCGATGGGACGCCTTTTGGGTAGCCCGGTTGCCGCAGAATAG
- a CDS encoding tryptophan synthase subunit beta: protein MFYILRDSNSNLIRVEESPFPEMNGELAEDSVEAIAWLNNQEVILSSLQKLRNSDLEMVRVLEDLIQVLINKGQVNITDFPVAAQIKLINRSQAREVLGGLDALIREDEDKMF from the coding sequence ATGTTCTATATTTTGCGAGACAGCAATAGCAATTTAATCAGGGTTGAAGAGTCACCGTTTCCTGAAATGAATGGCGAACTAGCGGAAGATTCTGTGGAAGCAATCGCATGGCTGAACAATCAGGAAGTCATTTTGTCCAGTCTACAGAAGTTGCGCAACAGCGATCTGGAAATGGTTCGTGTGCTGGAAGATTTAATTCAGGTCTTGATCAATAAGGGTCAAGTGAATATCACGGATTTTCCTGTCGCAGCACAGATAAAATTGATTAATCGATCGCAGGCACGTGAAGTGCTGGGTGGGTTGGATGCATTGATCCGTGAAGATGAAGATAAAATGTTTTGA